In the genome of Desulfofarcimen acetoxidans DSM 771, one region contains:
- a CDS encoding radical SAM/SPASM domain-containing protein — protein sequence MGQIDPRLHLFEVDGSNYAVSTEYMRFAGIDPETAAVVRLGGPAEPVLSRLGVPLEPCGRKRFLFAPPDTLVLMLTYACNMACRYCCQGEIPDIRENQMSEAVSCRSVDWLIRNSAGSKTVNIGFFGGEPLLKFSLMQKIAVYAERQAAAADKRVRYGIMTNGLLLTDPVIDFLAERQVEVTVSFDGPPAVQDRNRPLKGGGGSFHLIAEKIRKLLARCPDATLRPTLYAGADLDEVLQTARQLGFRQCRIEKVSSSLLPEGKKNDEAASSGQLAAHLRRQGERFLTAVRDRDAAGLRRIAVDGAFMEGLRQMFHADWAGTVRRRWFSCGTGRQLLAVAVNGDLYPCPRFLALPEYRVGSVAEDGFQGELHQKSLLIHSEDCRSCWARYFCGGACIVEHLGGTGSIFRVNPNTCRLRRARIETAVRVIAECSDEDKAFLQETGVLPGRLAVKA from the coding sequence ATGGGCCAAATCGATCCTCGTCTTCATCTGTTTGAGGTTGATGGCTCCAATTACGCGGTCAGCACGGAATACATGCGGTTTGCCGGGATCGATCCGGAGACGGCGGCGGTGGTAAGGCTGGGCGGGCCGGCTGAACCGGTCCTGAGCCGGCTGGGGGTCCCGCTGGAACCTTGCGGACGGAAGCGGTTCCTGTTTGCGCCGCCGGACACTCTGGTATTGATGCTGACCTATGCCTGCAACATGGCCTGCCGGTATTGCTGCCAGGGAGAAATTCCTGATATCCGGGAAAACCAGATGTCCGAGGCAGTGTCGTGCCGGTCTGTCGACTGGCTGATCCGGAACTCGGCAGGTTCGAAAACGGTTAATATCGGATTTTTTGGCGGTGAGCCCTTGCTTAAATTTTCGCTGATGCAAAAAATTGCCGTCTACGCCGAACGGCAAGCGGCAGCCGCCGACAAGCGGGTGCGCTACGGCATCATGACCAACGGCCTGCTGCTGACCGACCCTGTCATTGATTTTCTAGCTGAGCGGCAAGTCGAGGTTACCGTCAGTTTTGACGGGCCGCCTGCCGTACAAGACCGCAACCGGCCGCTGAAAGGCGGCGGGGGCTCTTTCCATCTTATTGCTGAAAAAATCCGGAAACTGCTGGCGCGCTGCCCGGACGCCACGCTCCGCCCCACACTCTATGCCGGCGCCGATCTTGACGAGGTGCTTCAAACAGCCCGGCAGCTAGGTTTCCGGCAGTGCCGCATTGAAAAAGTGTCCAGTTCGTTATTGCCGGAAGGGAAAAAAAATGACGAAGCGGCATCTTCCGGCCAGTTGGCGGCCCATTTGCGCCGCCAGGGCGAACGTTTTCTAACCGCTGTCCGGGACCGGGATGCGGCCGGATTGCGGCGGATCGCCGTGGATGGCGCGTTCATGGAGGGATTAAGGCAAATGTTCCATGCGGACTGGGCAGGCACGGTCCGGCGGCGTTGGTTTTCCTGCGGCACCGGCAGGCAGCTGTTGGCGGTGGCGGTTAACGGCGATTTGTATCCATGCCCGCGCTTCCTGGCCTTGCCGGAATACAGGGTGGGTTCGGTTGCTGAGGACGGTTTCCAGGGAGAACTGCACCAAAAAAGCCTTTTGATCCACAGCGAGGATTGCCGGTCCTGTTGGGCGCGTTATTTCTGCGGCGGCGCCTGCATTGTGGAACACTTGGGTGGTACCGGTTCAATTTTCCGGGTCAACCCGAACACTTGCCGCCTGCGGCGGGCCAGAATCGAAACAGCCGTCCGGGTGATTGCCGAATGCTCAGACGAGGATAAAGCGTTCTTGCAGGAGACCGGCGTTTTGCCGGGCCGGCTGGCGGTAAAAGCGTGA
- the nlpM gene encoding nif11-like peptide radical SAM maturase encodes MLISGKEMQQEGMNVMLQCAAGTVEKSKLQLMPYHRFEVEGRIYAVNADRFCCKRLDDRTVAFLSAWEGDPRVQPEDDVRSALVKMGLLVGDQGKTCPDPAAARLERDSRAVAGWLSTDAARTSSLCLMVAQECNMACVYCYGDAGRYGGGGLMTVETSCRSVDWLIRHSGGNRKLNLSFFGGEPLLNLPLIRWTVEYAKQTGEQNGKTFTFSITTNASLADEAAIDFLRANQFEVVISFDGTPAAQDKQRPFKDGRPSYAEVAPRIKQLLSAFPLACGRATLYGGTEPGEVLAAMKEIGFQSCHLVPASGCLLTGVPEEKALFRRDRERAADLRREAAAFVAAVKRHDPAEAAYRLKDRDLSRLTSIGSVPFIVRRLFFCGVGRNYLAVDVDGSLYPCHRFVGMKEYLLGSVSGEEDPPRGLFHESPVTKSEECRQCWLKYVCGGGCTYTNIASASGPFRPDPTYCRQFGQMMETLLDAAGQLTAEDREFLYQNNVVARPPCPLDF; translated from the coding sequence ATGCTGATTTCCGGCAAGGAAATGCAACAGGAGGGGATGAATGTCATGTTGCAATGCGCAGCTGGCACTGTGGAAAAAAGCAAGCTGCAACTGATGCCGTACCATCGCTTTGAGGTAGAAGGGCGGATTTACGCGGTAAATGCCGACCGCTTTTGCTGTAAACGGTTGGATGACAGGACGGTTGCCTTTCTTTCCGCGTGGGAAGGCGATCCCCGGGTCCAACCGGAGGACGACGTGCGCAGTGCGCTGGTAAAAATGGGCCTGCTGGTGGGGGACCAGGGGAAAACATGCCCGGACCCGGCCGCCGCCCGGCTGGAAAGGGACAGCCGGGCGGTGGCCGGGTGGCTGTCCACTGACGCCGCCCGCACTAGCAGCCTTTGTCTTATGGTGGCCCAGGAATGCAATATGGCCTGTGTGTATTGCTATGGCGACGCTGGAAGATACGGCGGCGGCGGGCTTATGACGGTGGAAACCTCTTGCCGGAGTGTCGACTGGCTGATCCGCCACAGCGGTGGTAACCGGAAGCTGAATTTATCTTTTTTCGGCGGCGAACCTCTGCTCAATCTGCCGCTTATCCGGTGGACAGTGGAGTATGCCAAACAGACTGGTGAGCAAAACGGCAAGACATTTACATTTAGCATCACCACTAACGCTTCGTTGGCCGACGAGGCGGCGATTGATTTTCTGCGGGCCAACCAGTTTGAAGTCGTGATCAGTTTCGATGGGACGCCGGCGGCTCAGGACAAGCAGCGGCCTTTCAAAGACGGCAGGCCTTCCTATGCGGAGGTGGCGCCGCGGATAAAACAGCTGCTGTCCGCTTTTCCCTTGGCCTGCGGCCGGGCCACCTTGTATGGGGGGACGGAACCGGGAGAGGTCCTGGCGGCGATGAAGGAAATCGGATTTCAAAGCTGTCATCTGGTCCCGGCTTCCGGCTGCCTGCTGACCGGCGTGCCGGAGGAAAAAGCGCTTTTCCGCCGGGACCGGGAGCGGGCGGCCGATTTGCGGCGGGAGGCGGCGGCGTTTGTGGCGGCGGTGAAGCGGCACGACCCGGCGGAGGCCGCTTATCGCTTGAAGGACCGGGACTTGTCCCGCCTCACATCCATCGGCAGCGTGCCGTTCATAGTCCGCCGGCTGTTTTTTTGCGGCGTGGGGCGCAACTATTTAGCGGTGGACGTGGACGGCAGCCTGTATCCATGCCACCGTTTCGTGGGCATGAAGGAATACCTGTTGGGCAGCGTCAGCGGGGAGGAAGACCCGCCCCGGGGCTTGTTCCATGAGAGCCCGGTTACCAAAAGTGAGGAGTGTCGGCAGTGCTGGCTCAAGTACGTGTGCGGCGGCGGCTGCACGTACACCAACATTGCGTCCGCCAGCGGGCCTTTCCGGCCCGACCCGACATATTGCCGGCAGTTCGGGCAGATGATGGAGACACTGCTTGACGCGGCCGGCCAGCTGACCGCTGAAGACAGGGAGTTTCTCTATCAGAACAACGTGGTTGCCCGGCCTCCGTGTCCCCTGGATTTTTAA
- a CDS encoding Nif11-like leader peptide family natural product precursor: MSIEHAREFIKRVKNENDLWEQAASFQTREERRQWAQGLGYDFTGEEMEQASSELTDDELEQVAGGKCCGYTCESENQCGYDI; the protein is encoded by the coding sequence ATGTCAATCGAGCATGCGCGTGAATTCATCAAGCGGGTAAAAAATGAAAATGACCTTTGGGAGCAGGCGGCGTCTTTCCAGACCAGGGAAGAGCGGCGGCAGTGGGCTCAGGGACTGGGGTACGACTTTACCGGAGAGGAAATGGAGCAGGCTTCTTCGGAACTGACGGACGATGAGCTGGAACAGGTGGCAGGCGGTAAATGCTGCGGTTATACTTGTGAGAGCGAAAATCAGTGTGGATATGATATTTAG
- a CDS encoding substrate-binding periplasmic protein, producing MERKNVPIYLFIIMLVLLFISKLPGTQTFSTEQKNTGNAQAVPAAAEKNQDNSTTTVQAPAVSLNDKNVSPDIQKILSRGKLIVGLYCNDQPPFFMLNPQGKLYGMDIALAKDIAAKLGVALEFNRSARTFNELTEMVARGDVDTAISVLSRTLDRAKLISFTKPYVVLHQALLVNRVEAAKKGIEDYPMDYLKKEDVKIGVKAKTSYVEFARELFPKAHILEYKEWEDVVAALLKGEVIAAVNDENEITQLINKRPNISLYACVYILKDKKDYICMGVSQQNTHLLDWLNTYLDNYDINMNVKSIMEEYPEIYKQNPAK from the coding sequence GTGGAGCGTAAAAATGTACCAATATATTTGTTCATCATAATGTTGGTATTACTATTTATATCAAAATTGCCCGGCACTCAAACCTTTTCAACAGAGCAAAAAAACACCGGCAATGCACAAGCAGTACCGGCGGCGGCAGAAAAGAATCAGGATAATTCCACAACCACTGTCCAAGCACCTGCAGTTAGTTTGAACGATAAGAATGTTTCCCCTGATATACAGAAAATCTTATCCAGGGGCAAACTAATCGTCGGCCTTTATTGCAATGACCAGCCGCCTTTTTTTATGCTCAACCCCCAGGGTAAACTCTATGGCATGGATATTGCTCTGGCTAAAGACATAGCGGCCAAACTAGGTGTGGCATTGGAATTTAACAGAAGTGCAAGAACATTTAATGAGTTAACAGAAATGGTGGCAAGAGGGGATGTAGACACAGCTATATCTGTGCTCAGCAGAACCCTTGACAGGGCTAAATTAATTAGTTTCACTAAACCATATGTTGTTTTACATCAGGCATTGCTGGTTAACAGAGTGGAAGCTGCTAAAAAGGGCATAGAAGACTACCCGATGGACTACTTAAAAAAAGAAGATGTTAAAATCGGAGTTAAGGCAAAAACATCATATGTGGAATTTGCCAGAGAATTATTCCCTAAAGCACATATTTTAGAATACAAGGAATGGGAAGATGTTGTGGCTGCTCTTCTCAAAGGAGAAGTTATCGCAGCGGTAAACGATGAGAACGAAATAACCCAACTAATTAACAAAAGGCCGAATATTTCCTTGTATGCCTGCGTTTATATTCTTAAGGATAAGAAGGACTATATTTGCATGGGCGTTTCGCAGCAAAATACACATTTACTGGACTGGCTTAATACATACCTGGATAATTACGATATAAATATGAATGTCAAGTCGATCATGGAAGAATATCCGGAAATATATAAGCAAAATCCTGCAAAATAA
- a CDS encoding dicarboxylate/amino acid:cation symporter, with product MAGKRLEILLNPRVIILGIVTGVILGIYFKSFVFYIEPIGKIYLSLLQMSVIPIMVSAIVVSIGKLMKLKDANVFLRKICAVLIVFLFSVSIIGIFVGISSKFSVGVNSKVKTTIGKVVIGSKDTAIKEIDSRFNTKIDEKKEGEIVRFIINLVPKNIFTALTQGDNLKIIFFFIILGIMLKYIPENSSNNLILLFEGFFEAFQKVVSILMYLLPFSLCSLIASQVANMGFSALAPFIKLIVLIYIASIAICFISLLIVSRYAGFNYCQVFIGLKDAMIIALGTRNSFAAIPSMLNGLHEQLNLDKDKLNLVVPLGITLCRYGSVLVFSLTAVFAMYLYSHPITIGNIIITFASSILAAMATVGLPGLLVYSMITIVLTPLGIPAAVIVPVLITLDSIIDPVLTLLNVCLSSAVASIIASDNSMKTRGEKCGA from the coding sequence ATGGCAGGAAAAAGGCTTGAGATATTACTAAACCCACGAGTAATTATTCTGGGCATAGTAACTGGTGTAATCCTGGGTATATATTTTAAGAGCTTTGTTTTTTACATAGAACCCATAGGAAAAATCTATCTTTCATTGCTCCAAATGAGCGTTATTCCCATAATGGTTTCAGCTATAGTTGTCAGTATAGGCAAACTTATGAAATTAAAGGATGCAAATGTTTTTTTAAGAAAAATATGTGCAGTATTAATTGTATTTTTATTTTCCGTATCTATTATTGGAATATTTGTTGGAATTTCTTCAAAATTTTCAGTCGGTGTAAACAGTAAGGTTAAAACAACAATAGGTAAGGTAGTTATTGGAAGTAAGGATACAGCAATAAAAGAAATTGACTCCAGGTTTAATACAAAGATAGATGAGAAAAAAGAAGGAGAAATCGTAAGATTCATAATAAATTTAGTTCCTAAGAATATATTTACAGCTTTAACCCAGGGAGATAATCTAAAAATAATATTTTTCTTCATAATTTTAGGGATAATGCTGAAATATATCCCCGAAAACTCCAGTAATAATTTGATACTTTTGTTTGAAGGTTTTTTTGAAGCCTTTCAAAAAGTTGTAAGTATTTTAATGTATTTGTTACCTTTTAGCTTATGCTCATTAATTGCGTCCCAGGTAGCTAATATGGGGTTTTCAGCTCTGGCTCCTTTTATCAAACTCATAGTTTTGATCTATATAGCTTCAATAGCTATTTGTTTTATCAGTCTACTGATAGTCTCCAGATATGCGGGATTTAATTATTGTCAAGTGTTCATAGGTCTAAAGGATGCAATGATTATAGCTCTGGGTACACGTAACAGTTTTGCTGCCATACCTTCTATGCTTAATGGACTTCATGAGCAGCTTAATCTGGACAAAGACAAATTGAATTTAGTAGTTCCGTTGGGAATAACCTTGTGCAGATATGGCAGCGTTTTGGTATTTTCCTTAACAGCTGTTTTTGCAATGTACCTATATAGTCATCCTATAACCATCGGAAATATTATAATTACTTTTGCAAGCTCAATATTAGCGGCCATGGCAACAGTGGGGTTACCCGGTTTGCTGGTCTACAGCATGATAACTATTGTGCTCACCCCTTTAGGAATTCCGGCTGCGGTAATTGTCCCAGTATTGATAACTCTGGATTCAATTATAGATCCCGTGTTAACCCTGTTAAATGTATGTTTAAGTTCTGCAGTTGCATCGATCATTGCAAGCGACAATTCCATGAAGACCAGAGGTGAGAAATGTGGAGCGTAA